A stretch of DNA from Methanoculleus sp. SDB:
CTTCTTATTCCCGCCCGTAATACCGGAAGAGCAGATCCGTAACCGTTCTGATATCTGTTCCCTGCCGCCGCACTTCCGCGAGATAGGCGTCGAATATCTGGTCGGTGACCACGTGGAGCCGCGGTTTGTACATATCGGCATGCATGATCAGGTCAAAACATCGCGCCTCGCTTTCGGTGAGGCCGAGAGACCGGTATTCCCCTTTCGTGGGAACACACGAGGGATTGTCCTCCGGAGGCGTATCCAGAACAAGCTTTGCAAGCGGCGTTTCCGGAATCGGTTCCGCGATGCTCACGAAAACGTCGTCGAGACCGGCGGAGGCGATGAAATCCTTCGTGGCCCGGAAATCCTTCGCCGTTTCGGTCGGGTACCCGACGATGAAACTCCCGGCAACGCTGAGCCCGTGGTTCCGGCATTCGTCGATGGCACGGCTGACCGTGGCGGCAGTGATCCCCTTTCCCATGAGCCGCAGTATCCTGTCGCTTCCTGATTCGATCCCGAAAAATATCCAGCCGATAGTGTACTTCCTGACGGCGTCGAGAATTTCGTCGTTGATGCAGTCGGCCCTGATATCGGGCGCAGAGATGTTCGAACTCCCCATGATGTCTGCCATGCCGGAGAGGAGTTCGATAAAGGCAGTCGTATTCAGCTTACCGTTTTTATACTGAAAAAGAGAGCCCGTGCCGCCGGAGATGGAGACACGGCGCATTCCTTTCTCCTTAAACGCCCTGACTTCCGCGAGGA
This window harbors:
- a CDS encoding radical SAM protein; protein product: MHVTVISPDIYTYGAMLIGGIIREGGYDVSVSSEYAALPSETVFLSLYSTLHLLDPRLKDFISRHREGGGRCYVGGPVSAYPEIVLGELNPDAVVVGEGENTVLPLLRTGPVPGLPGIAVREGDGIRSTLPMIPSSLDRPIPLIPDDIGTQDIRGANVYIETHRGCLGACTFCQVPRFFGHDIRSRSVEDVLAEVRAFKEKGMRRVSISGGTGSLFQYKNGKLNTTAFIELLSGMADIMGSSNISAPDIRADCINDEILDAVRKYTIGWIFFGIESGSDRILRLMGKGITAATVSRAIDECRNHGLSVAGSFIVGYPTETAKDFRATKDFIASAGLDDVFVSIAEPIPETPLAKLVLDTPPEDNPSCVPTKGEYRSLGLTESEARCFDLIMHADMYKPRLHVVTDQIFDAYLAEVRRQGTDIRTVTDLLFRYYGRE